GGCCGGCCTCGTCGCAAGGCTGGGGGGAGGGCGGTAAACAGGCATTCCCCCAGCGGATGCTGGTAATAGTCGCTGGCCCAGGTGAGCAGGTTAAAGGTGTTGTCTGGCAGGGCTGGCCAGGCTTCCAGTGTGCCTTTGATGGCCTTCAGGTTGACGCCGGGCGGGGGCTCAACGCCAATCTCTACTACCAGGCCAGTCAAAGTCTGGCGGCCGAAAGGCACGGTAACCCGCTGGCCAGGTGCGAGCTCCAGGCCGTCGGGAATAAGGTAGTCAAACAGGCGCCTCAGGGGACGGTTCAGGGCGATGCGGGCGATAGCTGGCCGTGTCACGGTATCTGCGTATCCTGATGGCGGGCCGTTTGGCGCCGGGCGTTGTGTTCTGGAGTCTTGTGAGGAGTCAAGATACTTGCCTGTGGCCGGGTTTGTCAGTAAGATTCGCGGTCTGTTTCTGGCCGGGCATGATTGTGCACGGTCTTTCCAATTGATTCAAACATGCGGTGCCTGGCATGTAGGCCGTTTCTCGGCGGGTGATCAGGTAGCGGCATGACCGACAGAGGTTCGCCATGAAAGAAGGTATTCACCCGAAGTACGAAGACATTACCGCCACCTGTTCTTGCGGTAACGTGATCAAGACCCGTTCCACCGTGGGTAACGATCTGCAGCTGGACGTATGCTCCCAGTGCCACCCGTTCTACACCGGTAAGCAGAAGGTTATGGACACCGGCGGTCGTATCGATCGGTTCCAGAAGCGTTTCGGTAGCCGTATTGGTGGCAAGAAAGCCTGATCTGCACCGAAACGTTGCAAAAAAGCGCCTGAGGGCGCTTTTTTTGTGTCCGGACGTCGGTTTTTTCGATGTCTTATACGCAAAATGCACTATTGACTGGTCATAAAATATTCGGTTTTGGCTTGTCGTTTCGGGGCGGTCGCGCCATAATGTCGCGCTCCGTTGGGCGAGCCCCGGCGGTTATTACCTTTAAACGTGACAAACGGAACAGTGGCAATGTCTCAAGATCTGAAAGAAGCAGCCCTTGAATATCACGCCAAACCGCGGCCGGGTAAGCTGAGTGTTGAAATCACCAAGCCAACCCAAACTTCCCGCGACCTTTCCCTGGCGTACAGCCCCGGGGTTGCCGAACCGGTCCGCGAGATCGCGAAGGACCCCGAGAACGCATACAAGTACACAGCCAAGGGTAACCTGGTAGCTGTGATTTCTGATGGTACTGCGATCCTGGGTCTGGGTAATCTCGGCCCCTTGGCAAGCAAGCCGGTAATGGAAGGCAAGGGCGTACTGTTCAAGCGCTTTGCTGGTATTGACGTGTTCGATATCGAAGTCAATTCCGAAAGCCCGCAAGCGTTTATTGAAACTGTAGAGCGTATCGCGGATACCTTCGGTGGTATCAACCTCGAAGACATCAAGGCACCGGAGTGCTTCGAGATTGAGCGTGCGCTGATTGAAAAGTGCAACGTGCCCATCTTCCATGATGACCAGCACGGTACTGCCATCGTGACTGCAGCTGGCATGATCAATGCCCTTGAGCTGCAGGGTAAGAAAATTGAAGAGGCAAAGGTGGTTTGTCTGGGCGCCGGTGCGGCTGCCATTGCCTGCATGAAGTTGTTGATCAGCTGCGGTATTCGCTCTGAAAACATTTTCATGCTCGACCGCAAGGGTGTGATCCACTCTGGTCGTGACGATCTGAACCAGTACAAAGCGATGTTCGCAAACGAGACAGACAAGCGCACACTGGATGACGCCATTGACGGCGCCGACGTGTTCCTGGGTCTGTCTGGTCCGGACCTGTTGAGCGCTGAGCAGCTGGCGAAGATGGCTCCGAACCCGATCGTATTCGCGTGCTCCAACCCGGATCCGGAAATCAGTCCGGAAGTGGCTCTGGCTACCCGCGATGATCTGATCATGGCAACCGGCCGTTCGGACTATCCGAACCAGGTGAACAACGTTCTGGGCTTCCCGTTCATTTTCCGTGGCGCGCTGGACGTTCGTGCAACCGCCATCAACGAGGAAATGAAGGTGGCTGCTGTTCACGCCATCCGTGAGCTGGCCAAGGAGCCTGTGCCCCAGGAAATCTGCGCCGCCTACGGTGTAGACAGCCTGGAATTCGGCAAGGAATACATCATTCCCAAGCCGATGGACGTTCGTCTGCTTGACGTAGTGCCTGCTGCGGTTGCCCGTGCTGCCGTAGACTCTGGCGTGGCGCGCAATCCGTACCCGGCGCACTACCCGCTGAAGTCCATGGACGACATCATCTGATCTGGATGTAGTTGTTCGGCTTCAACAAAAAACCGGCGGAGATCCCGCCGGTTTTTTTGTGTCTGGCCATTGCTGGGCTCGCCTGCACTGGATCAGAAAATCTGTCCGGGCAGGCTGTCAGAGTCATTGGCGCCTGACCCGTTGCCGTTGGTGTCCTGTGATAGCGGCGCTGGGGCGTCTTCCTCTTTGAAAATTTCAAACGTGCCATCTTCTCCAGGGCGCGCCCGTTCGCCGGTTCTGGGGTTGATGCGGATGCTCACAATCCCGTTGGGTCTTGCCATGGTAGATTCGGGTACGCCTTGCATGGCGGTTTTCATGTAGTCAACCCAGATTGGCAGGGCTGTGCTTGCGCCAAACTCCCGTCGGCCGAGGGGGGCTGGCTGGTCGAAGCCCACCCATACGGTTGTTGCCACGTCGTGATTGAAGCCGGCAAACCAGGTGTCTTTCTGTTCGTTTGTGGTGCCGGTTTTGCCGGCCAGGTCTTGGCGATTCAGCGCCAGTGCGCGGCGACCGGTGCCGCGACGGACCACGTCCTGAAGAATCGTGTGCATGATATAAACCGAGCGTTCGTCGGCCAGGCGTTTCATCACGCGTTTTTCCGCAGACTGCTGGGCGCTTGCCGGCAACAGAATGCCATCCGTTTCCGGTGTGTCGCTGTTGCTCGCTGTGAGCGGGCCTTCACTGGCGTTATCGGTCAGTTGCTGTTCGCAGTCGCTGTCGCAAAGCTCGGTTTCAGGTGCCTCGTAGACAACGGTGCCATCCGGTTCCTGGATGGTTTTAATCAGGTACGGTTCTACGTCATAGCCGCCGTTGGCAATAACGGCGAAGCCGCGCGCCAGCTCCATTGGCGTGAGCTGGCCTGCCCCGAGGGACAGAGACAAGTTGGCTGGCATGTTGGTGGTCGGGATCTTCAGTTGGTCCAGATAGTTCAGGGTTTGGCGGATG
The window above is part of the Marinobacter sp. THAF197a genome. Proteins encoded here:
- a CDS encoding malic enzyme-like NAD(P)-binding protein — encoded protein: MSQDLKEAALEYHAKPRPGKLSVEITKPTQTSRDLSLAYSPGVAEPVREIAKDPENAYKYTAKGNLVAVISDGTAILGLGNLGPLASKPVMEGKGVLFKRFAGIDVFDIEVNSESPQAFIETVERIADTFGGINLEDIKAPECFEIERALIEKCNVPIFHDDQHGTAIVTAAGMINALELQGKKIEEAKVVCLGAGAAAIACMKLLISCGIRSENIFMLDRKGVIHSGRDDLNQYKAMFANETDKRTLDDAIDGADVFLGLSGPDLLSAEQLAKMAPNPIVFACSNPDPEISPEVALATRDDLIMATGRSDYPNQVNNVLGFPFIFRGALDVRATAINEEMKVAAVHAIRELAKEPVPQEICAAYGVDSLEFGKEYIIPKPMDVRLLDVVPAAVARAAVDSGVARNPYPAHYPLKSMDDII
- the rpmE gene encoding 50S ribosomal protein L31, encoding MKEGIHPKYEDITATCSCGNVIKTRSTVGNDLQLDVCSQCHPFYTGKQKVMDTGGRIDRFQKRFGSRIGGKKA